Part of the Bacillota bacterium genome is shown below.
CGCCTTCGCAGACTCGGACAGACTCGGCAGTGTCCTAAGCACTGTCCTACCGCCTGAGATTACCACCCGCGTCATGTCGATCCCTTCAGTGAAGCGCGTCGATTCACAATTTTCTTTTTGTTACTAATAAATGCTTAGAATCGAAATGCTTGGATTGATGCAGACGGAACTAGTGGGTTCGTCACGCGTGTCGTCGGGACCGCGATTGCAGAGTGCAATACGGATTTAGTGTCGAGAAGCAGACAAAGGTGGCGGCCGATCCCTTTTCATGCCCTAGCAGACTTAGGTATTGACTTCCTCTATGCCTCAGGATATACTTCATATGGTGATGCGTATGATGAAGTCACATGACGGTTCATTGAAACCGATCACAGTACGTATCCCGCGGGACGAGTATGAACGCTTGAGAAGGCACGCTGCTGCTCGCGATATTTCCTTGAACTCCGTAGTAGCTGAAGCCATCGCCGAGTATGAGGCGAGGGTCGAGCGTCGCGAGGCCATTGACCGGATACGTGCCTTGCAGCGTCGGCTTCGCGACGCTCACAAACAAGGCACCGACTCTGTGGAGTTGCTTCGCCAGATACGGCAGGTCCGTGCTGATCAGCAGCCGCTCGATGGCAAGCCGCGCGCAGCCCACGAGGAAGCCGTGAACCGCAGGCCGCACGCTGGCGGGATCGATGGCGCAAGCGGTGGCGAAAGCGACAACGCGAGCGAGGGCGGGAGCAATGACGGGACCGATGTCGGGAGGCGGAAACGATGATGGTCTGCGTGGACGCGAGCCTGGTCTTGAAGTGCTTGACGTACGAGGCTGGGAGCGACGAGGCCATCGCGTGGCTTGCCACACATGCCGACGTTCAGTTCATCGCGCCGGCGCACCTCCCTATGGAGGTCGCCTCGGTTCTACGCCAGAAGGCGCGTCGGGGCGAGATCACCCGCGAGGACGGTGTGGAAGCGCTGCGACTCCTGAACTCCCTCAACATCAGCCTCGCGTGGGACCAGGAACTCACAGAGACAGCCTTCGCTCTGGCCTGTGAGCTCGACCAGCCGACAGCCTACGACACCGCTTACCTCGCGCTAGCCGCCAGGGAGCAATGCGAGCTGTGGACGGCAGACTGTCGCTTCGCCCGCGCCGCGTCACCGAGATATCCGTTTGTCAGGAGCCTATGACCGTTTGCACCGTTCGACCCGGATTCTGGAGCGGCACCAGCTGTGGATTTGCGGCATGAGCTGGCCGTCGCCGAACTCG
Proteins encoded:
- a CDS encoding type II toxin-antitoxin system VapC family toxin; translated protein: MMVCVDASLVLKCLTYEAGSDEAIAWLATHADVQFIAPAHLPMEVASVLRQKARRGEITREDGVEALRLLNSLNISLAWDQELTETAFALACELDQPTAYDTAYLALAAREQCELWTADCRFARAASPRYPFVRSL